One Oceanibaculum indicum P24 DNA segment encodes these proteins:
- a CDS encoding ABC transporter substrate-binding protein, with amino-acid sequence MTQLKGIKAYCAGAAAAAALFVAAPAQADIKIGVIFDYTGPFAAGGSQAAAIGTKSAIDIINERGGVEGHKIVATYADAQSKAEVAINEMTRLLEQEKVDVIMGVFSSAHCVPMAQRVDQLKKFMWANVCVASSVFKGKNLQYAFRAQVHSDQFGAASCTFTHENAKAKLGKDPKDVRVAIIYEDGPYGAGVASGNEAKCKELGMNIVLKEGYAATAPDLSSLVTKLRRERPDVILHTGYNPDITLFLRQARELGLKWGALIGHGAGYGQIDKLRETFGADANYIYNVDPVAAQLLDPKTLAPGLGDVTAEMVKRYKAETKADQVPPHTSMGFNQTWIFLTDVLPRAIKKYGGFDPEALRKAALDTDIPVGGTIQGYGVKFYGPGTEMAGQNERSSPVVMQYIDGDTKVVWPAAIKTVDPVLPLPKGHVYAR; translated from the coding sequence ATGACCCAGCTCAAAGGGATAAAGGCATATTGCGCGGGTGCCGCAGCGGCAGCCGCGCTGTTCGTCGCCGCACCGGCCCAGGCCGACATCAAGATCGGCGTGATCTTCGACTATACTGGCCCGTTCGCGGCCGGCGGGTCGCAGGCCGCCGCGATCGGCACCAAGTCGGCCATCGACATCATCAATGAGCGCGGCGGTGTCGAGGGCCACAAGATCGTGGCGACCTACGCCGATGCGCAGTCCAAGGCCGAGGTGGCGATCAACGAGATGACCCGCCTGCTGGAGCAGGAAAAGGTCGATGTCATCATGGGCGTGTTCTCCAGCGCGCACTGCGTGCCGATGGCCCAGCGCGTCGATCAGCTGAAGAAGTTCATGTGGGCGAATGTCTGCGTCGCCTCTTCCGTGTTCAAGGGCAAGAACCTGCAATATGCCTTCCGCGCTCAGGTCCATTCCGACCAGTTCGGCGCGGCCTCCTGCACCTTCACCCATGAGAATGCGAAGGCGAAGCTGGGCAAGGATCCGAAGGATGTGCGCGTCGCCATCATCTATGAGGATGGTCCCTACGGTGCCGGCGTCGCCTCGGGCAATGAGGCGAAGTGCAAGGAACTCGGCATGAACATCGTGCTGAAGGAAGGCTATGCCGCGACCGCACCCGACCTCTCCAGCCTGGTCACCAAGCTGCGCCGCGAGCGCCCGGACGTCATCCTGCACACCGGTTACAATCCCGACATCACCCTTTTCCTGCGTCAGGCGCGCGAGCTCGGCCTGAAGTGGGGCGCGCTGATCGGTCATGGTGCCGGCTACGGCCAGATCGACAAGCTGCGCGAGACCTTCGGCGCCGATGCCAACTACATCTACAATGTCGATCCGGTGGCGGCCCAGCTGCTTGACCCGAAGACGCTGGCGCCGGGCCTGGGCGACGTGACCGCCGAGATGGTGAAGCGCTACAAGGCAGAGACCAAGGCCGACCAGGTGCCGCCGCACACCTCCATGGGCTTCAACCAGACCTGGATCTTCCTGACCGACGTGCTGCCGCGCGCGATCAAGAAGTATGGCGGCTTCGATCCGGAGGCGCTGCGCAAGGCCGCGCTCGACACCGACATCCCGGTCGGTGGCACGATCCAGGGCTATGGCGTGAAGTTCTATGGTCCGGGCACCGAGATGGCGGGTCAGAACGAGCGGTCCAGCCCGGTCGTCATGCAGTACATCGATGGCGACACCAAGGTGGTCTGGCCGGCGGCTATCAAGACGGTCGATCCGGTGCTGCCGTTGCCGAAGGGCCACGTCTACGCCCGCTGA